From a single Mucilaginibacter terrenus genomic region:
- a CDS encoding protein O-mannosyl-transferase family: protein MDYKKINNIFGWAAFAIASLTYILTLEPSTSFWDCGEFIACIFRLQVAHQPGAPLFTMIGKAFSLLSMGDNNKVAYFTNFSSALASGATILFLFWTITALAKKLLVKAGEEMTTTQVILIIGSGLVGALAYTFSDTFWFSAVESEVYAQSSLCTAVVFWAILKWEAHADEPYADRWIVFIAYVMGLSIGIHLLNLLVIPAIGLIIYFKRAKNVTTGGTIGAFALSIVILAVVLWGVIQFTVKGAAFSDLFFVNTLGMGFGTGAIIFFLLVAAALVTGIYFTVKPSNILIIISAVCFVLLLTFSAGIAGFMGAAVTIALLEYVVKIRTRRAVLNMVLISAVFILFGYSSFVMIVIRAKASPNLNNSNPQDAFSLNSYLNRDQYGETPLLYGEFFDGKPVEQTDGATIWRRGEKKYEVAGKKLNTTYDHMTLFPRMFSQKPNHPEFYRDWMKMGPQDSPTMGTNLGFFASWQISQMYTRYFMWNFAGRANDLDGQTNGIDGSWISGVNFGKELPKSVTTSNAYNRLYFLPLIIGLLGMIYHFRRNQQDAGVVLVLFFFTGLAIVLYLNQDPLQPRERDYAYAGSFYAFAIWIGLGVLMIAELISKALNPKVAATVATAACLLAAPVLMASQEWDDHDRSTKLTPHDMAYNYLNSCAPNAILFCFADNDTYPLWYIQEVEGVRPDVRIVNLSLLGTDWYIKQMKQKMNASDPLPISMPYDKFKMGVRDVIYFEDRQLPGSTELKDIFNFITSDDPQTKLPLENGETTNYLPTKNLKITVNADEVIKAGAVPASMRDRIAPELDFTYPGKWVTKDNLAIMDILTHNNWKRPVYFTVTAGNENMLGLDKYMYNEGFAFRLLPLKPDTTIQPLEATNTMVMYNNMMNKFKFGQMKTAKNLDNTSTTLFYPLVTRMYADLADNMMREGHPDMAKSALKKYADNMPENITSPELAIRKYYMLQTAFHAGDTAFGLKLMKTLDDYIMDQLKYNYAVYQQDSNNVDVRSVQLALSMLNGMNGVAKSVNQTQWATQTDAQLKDYSTKFGGLQAPQQ, encoded by the coding sequence ATGGACTATAAAAAGATAAATAACATTTTTGGCTGGGCTGCTTTTGCAATAGCCTCATTAACATACATTTTAACGCTTGAACCTTCTACCAGCTTCTGGGACTGCGGCGAGTTCATCGCTTGTATATTCAGGTTGCAGGTAGCCCACCAACCGGGTGCACCTTTGTTTACCATGATAGGTAAAGCATTCTCGCTGTTATCTATGGGTGATAACAACAAAGTGGCGTACTTCACCAACTTCTCCTCGGCACTGGCAAGTGGTGCTACTATTTTGTTTTTGTTTTGGACCATCACCGCACTTGCCAAAAAGCTATTGGTAAAGGCCGGCGAAGAAATGACCACTACCCAGGTTATTCTAATAATAGGATCGGGTTTGGTAGGTGCATTGGCATATACTTTTTCAGACACCTTCTGGTTCTCGGCTGTAGAGTCTGAGGTTTACGCGCAATCCTCACTTTGTACTGCTGTAGTTTTCTGGGCAATATTAAAGTGGGAAGCGCATGCCGACGAGCCATACGCAGACAGATGGATTGTTTTTATCGCCTACGTAATGGGGCTTTCCATCGGTATCCACTTATTAAACTTATTGGTGATACCAGCAATAGGGCTTATCATCTATTTCAAGAGAGCTAAAAATGTCACTACCGGCGGCACCATTGGTGCGTTTGCGTTAAGCATTGTAATACTCGCCGTAGTACTTTGGGGTGTTATTCAGTTCACCGTTAAAGGTGCGGCTTTCTCTGACCTATTCTTTGTGAATACCCTGGGCATGGGTTTCGGGACCGGCGCAATAATCTTCTTCCTTCTGGTTGCAGCAGCCTTAGTGACAGGGATATACTTTACAGTTAAGCCATCTAACATTTTAATTATTATATCTGCTGTTTGCTTTGTTCTGCTGCTAACGTTTAGCGCCGGCATAGCAGGTTTCATGGGTGCAGCTGTTACAATTGCTTTACTAGAGTATGTGGTTAAGATACGTACTCGCCGTGCCGTACTTAATATGGTGCTGATATCGGCAGTGTTTATCCTGTTCGGTTACAGTTCTTTTGTAATGATCGTTATCCGTGCTAAGGCCAGCCCTAACCTTAACAACAGTAACCCGCAGGATGCTTTTTCTCTTAACAGCTACCTTAACCGAGACCAATATGGCGAAACACCTTTGTTATACGGCGAGTTTTTTGATGGTAAGCCGGTAGAGCAAACCGATGGCGCTACGATATGGCGTCGCGGCGAAAAGAAATATGAAGTTGCCGGCAAAAAGCTGAATACCACCTATGACCACATGACGCTGTTCCCCCGCATGTTCAGCCAGAAACCTAACCACCCGGAATTCTACCGTGATTGGATGAAGATGGGTCCACAGGATAGCCCTACGATGGGTACCAACCTTGGGTTCTTTGCAAGCTGGCAGATCAGCCAGATGTACACCCGTTACTTCATGTGGAACTTTGCAGGCCGGGCCAATGACCTGGACGGGCAGACCAACGGTATTGATGGCAGCTGGATAAGCGGGGTTAACTTTGGTAAAGAATTGCCTAAATCTGTAACCACAAGCAATGCTTACAACCGCCTGTACTTTCTGCCGCTTATTATAGGTTTATTGGGTATGATCTACCATTTCCGCCGCAACCAGCAGGATGCAGGTGTGGTATTGGTATTGTTCTTCTTTACAGGCCTGGCAATTGTGCTTTACCTTAACCAGGACCCGCTGCAGCCGCGCGAGCGTGACTACGCTTATGCGGGCTCGTTCTATGCTTTTGCAATATGGATAGGCCTTGGTGTGCTCATGATTGCCGAGCTTATCAGCAAAGCGCTTAACCCTAAAGTAGCTGCAACTGTGGCTACCGCTGCTTGTTTGCTGGCTGCTCCGGTACTTATGGCCAGCCAGGAGTGGGACGATCATGACCGCTCTACTAAGCTTACGCCGCACGATATGGCGTACAACTACCTTAATTCCTGCGCGCCAAATGCTATACTGTTTTGCTTCGCAGATAACGACACCTATCCCCTCTGGTATATACAGGAAGTTGAAGGTGTTCGCCCGGATGTGCGTATTGTAAACCTCAGTTTACTGGGTACAGACTGGTATATCAAGCAAATGAAGCAAAAAATGAATGCTTCTGACCCATTGCCTATCAGCATGCCTTACGATAAATTTAAGATGGGTGTGCGCGATGTAATTTATTTTGAAGACAGGCAACTCCCGGGTTCAACCGAGTTAAAAGACATCTTCAACTTTATTACCTCAGATGATCCGCAGACCAAGCTTCCGCTGGAGAATGGCGAAACCACCAACTATTTGCCTACAAAAAATCTGAAAATAACAGTAAATGCAGATGAGGTGATAAAAGCTGGCGCCGTGCCTGCATCTATGCGCGACCGTATTGCTCCTGAACTTGATTTCACCTACCCAGGCAAATGGGTGACCAAAGACAACCTGGCCATTATGGATATACTTACCCATAACAACTGGAAACGTCCGGTTTATTTCACCGTTACTGCCGGCAACGAGAACATGCTAGGTCTGGACAAATACATGTATAACGAAGGCTTTGCTTTCCGCCTGTTACCGCTTAAGCCTGATACTACTATACAGCCCCTGGAAGCTACTAATACCATGGTGATGTACAATAACATGATGAACAAGTTCAAGTTCGGCCAGATGAAAACGGCTAAAAACCTTGATAATACATCCACTACCCTATTCTATCCGCTGGTTACGCGTATGTATGCAGATCTTGCTGATAACATGATGCGGGAAGGGCATCCAGATATGGCAAAAAGCGCGCTGAAGAAGTACGCCGACAATATGCCTGAGAATATTACATCTCCCGAGTTAGCTATCCGCAAGTATTATATGCTGCAAACAGCATTTCATGCCGGTGATACAGCTTTCGGCCTTAAACTGATGAAGACCCTTGATGACTATATCATGGATCAGTTGAAGTACAACTACGCGGTTTATCAACAAGATAGCAATAATGTAGATGTAAGGTCCGTACAGTTAGCGCTATCAATGCTCAATGGCATGAACGGTGTAGCAAAAAGCGTAAACCAAACACAATGGGCTACTCAAACTGATGCGCAACTGAAAGATTACAGCACCAAGTTTGGCGGGTTGCAGGCACCGCAACAATAG
- a CDS encoding serine hydrolase translates to MKTFYKIYLAVLLLPAYNLVHAQGKAAIIDTLMQRTHRLGLFNGNILVIDHGKKVYQNAIGQADTTGKVKLTSEYRFHIGSIAKEFNAVGIMMLKEQGKLSLDDKVSKYLPQLPAWANTISIKNLLQYTSGVPDVKWKTVKSDADNMDDLTKVQQLDFEPGTKYAYNNNNVFLQRRIIEKITGLSFNRFVEEKLLKPAGMSTAVVDPNENTPLMAVSYNNNNRPGSFFYPITGWTAVTLADFYKWEQALERFKLISPASTQILLTPFAPGKQCGLGGGSMQNNKLIHHQHDGISINYQALVVADPLKGRTVILMSNNKQNNVYDINNALQDILDGKAYVQPKRPVISDYQQQLATMTGEQVIVLLKDLNVRYPEKYDVSSEKGINEVGYALMNNKRLDAAIDLFRYNIELHPNSGNAYDSLGEAYYNKGDKQNALKNYKRSLQLDPTNTTAKTIIAELEK, encoded by the coding sequence ATGAAAACCTTCTACAAAATATATCTGGCCGTCCTGCTTTTACCTGCTTACAACCTGGTTCATGCTCAGGGCAAGGCTGCTATTATCGACACATTGATGCAACGCACACATCGTTTAGGCTTATTTAATGGTAACATACTGGTGATTGATCACGGCAAAAAGGTTTACCAAAATGCCATTGGACAGGCAGACACAACGGGCAAGGTAAAACTCACCAGCGAATACCGCTTTCATATTGGCTCTATAGCAAAGGAATTTAACGCAGTAGGCATTATGATGCTGAAAGAACAAGGCAAACTCAGTCTTGACGACAAGGTGTCCAAGTACTTGCCGCAATTGCCTGCATGGGCAAATACCATCAGCATCAAAAATCTGCTTCAGTATACCAGCGGTGTTCCTGATGTAAAGTGGAAAACAGTTAAGAGCGATGCTGATAACATGGACGACCTCACGAAAGTGCAGCAACTGGATTTTGAGCCTGGTACAAAATACGCCTACAATAACAACAACGTTTTCCTGCAACGGCGCATTATCGAAAAAATAACAGGACTTAGTTTTAACCGCTTTGTTGAGGAGAAACTGCTAAAGCCTGCAGGAATGTCAACAGCTGTAGTAGATCCAAACGAGAACACTCCTTTAATGGCAGTATCATACAACAACAATAACCGACCGGGATCTTTTTTCTATCCGATAACCGGATGGACAGCCGTTACACTTGCCGACTTCTATAAATGGGAACAGGCATTAGAACGGTTTAAATTAATAAGCCCTGCATCAACGCAAATACTCCTGACACCATTTGCTCCGGGCAAGCAGTGTGGTTTAGGTGGAGGCAGCATGCAAAACAATAAGCTGATACACCACCAGCACGACGGCATTAGTATTAATTACCAGGCATTAGTGGTTGCTGATCCGCTTAAAGGCCGTACTGTTATCCTGATGAGCAATAACAAACAAAATAATGTCTATGACATTAACAATGCGCTGCAGGACATATTAGATGGCAAAGCTTATGTACAACCTAAACGTCCTGTAATCAGTGACTATCAACAGCAACTTGCAACAATGACTGGTGAGCAGGTAATTGTGCTATTGAAAGACCTGAACGTTAGATATCCGGAAAAATACGACGTCAGCAGTGAAAAAGGAATAAACGAGGTAGGCTACGCCCTGATGAATAACAAACGGTTGGATGCCGCAATTGATCTTTTCAGGTACAACATCGAGCTGCATCCAAATTCAGGAAATGCTTACGATAGCCTCGGTGAAGCCTACTACAATAAAGGTGACAAGCAAAATGCACTCAAGAATTATAAGCGCTCATTACAGTTAGATCCAACCAACACCACTGCTAAAACTATCATAGCTGAACTAGAAAAGTAA
- a CDS encoding sensor histidine kinase: MKAYLRKFHIYWLQHFALVWLVTNIFNLVNYAYKLSIWGPMTLNTDGTPITLWQMFVIHNFQKPDYLYLLLFTFLVELNYRYTFKRYNLAIFVGVAIIVAAIGTATSLYLSTNGFQNKYPTNLFEPWTAAAIYAVFYGLIREFFYQRLYRLKVRVERSETELNSLKQQLNPHFLFNTLNYLYGTALQEKAERTAEGIDMVAAMMRYTVAGVQETFVPLNEEIQFIRNYISLQKLRLPAGTAQQVKINIDVPDSAIQIAPMLLLPFIENAFKYGISNDQASTIEVDVGLHENSLGAIITNTIAQGAPHVKGTRSGIDTCKKRLELLYPESHTLKIMPTPTSYSVNLLISLKQ, encoded by the coding sequence ATGAAAGCATACCTTCGTAAATTCCACATCTATTGGTTACAACACTTCGCCCTGGTATGGCTTGTAACCAACATTTTCAACCTTGTAAACTACGCCTATAAGCTAAGTATCTGGGGGCCGATGACACTGAATACAGATGGCACACCAATAACGCTTTGGCAGATGTTTGTTATACACAACTTTCAAAAGCCCGATTACCTGTACCTGCTACTATTTACGTTTCTGGTAGAGCTAAACTACAGGTATACTTTCAAGAGATATAATCTCGCAATATTTGTCGGTGTGGCAATTATAGTTGCTGCGATTGGTACCGCTACCTCGCTTTACCTTAGCACCAATGGTTTCCAGAACAAATATCCCACAAACCTCTTTGAGCCCTGGACTGCAGCTGCCATCTATGCCGTTTTTTACGGATTGATACGAGAATTCTTCTATCAACGCCTATATAGACTTAAAGTAAGGGTGGAGCGATCGGAAACCGAGCTGAACAGCCTGAAGCAGCAGCTTAACCCCCACTTTCTGTTTAATACCCTTAACTACTTATATGGCACCGCTCTGCAAGAAAAAGCAGAACGCACAGCCGAAGGTATAGACATGGTAGCCGCAATGATGCGCTACACCGTAGCTGGTGTACAAGAAACATTTGTGCCACTTAATGAAGAGATACAGTTTATCCGGAACTATATAAGCCTCCAAAAGTTAAGGTTGCCGGCTGGTACGGCTCAGCAAGTAAAAATTAATATCGACGTACCTGACAGCGCAATCCAAATAGCACCTATGCTGCTGCTGCCCTTCATTGAAAACGCTTTTAAGTACGGCATCAGCAACGATCAAGCGAGTACCATCGAAGTAGATGTCGGCTTACATGAAAATTCCTTAGGAGCAATAATAACCAATACCATTGCTCAAGGAGCCCCTCATGTAAAAGGTACCAGAAGCGGAATTGATACTTGCAAAAAAAGATTGGAACTTTTATACCCTGAATCGCATACGTTGAAAATAATGCCAACTCCAACCAGCTATAGTGTAAATCTCCTTATCAGTCTCAAACAATAA
- a CDS encoding TlpA disulfide reductase family protein, which translates to MKRSFIILMALLCALPGVCQQLSSSSNFTISLTANKVAPGTKLYLLYQTDGSKFVDSAMLIKGCYHLSGNITKPIRATMVLDIHNKGLQTLLRKRQLTSDVLQFYIHPGIIKATIGNTLAETTFIQSNINKDFAILKASLKTIFDREKEISSRLVAEQDTAKLKPLEKTYDSLKIVRMPILKAFITGHPNSYISLVALQEYYSRLQAADNYNLTQAHLNESKSMFSNLAASVQNTTDGKQFARQFANVTRLAEGTVAPEFSQPDENGFQVRLSSYRGKYVLLNFWASWCGPCRQESPQLVKLYNQFSSKNFAILGISLDDKEGRKAWLNAIKVDGLQWTQVSDLKHWDNDVVKLYSIAAIPQNILIDPDGRIIANGISVEDLRIKLNQLLLAK; encoded by the coding sequence ATGAAAAGATCGTTTATCATCTTAATGGCATTGCTATGCGCTTTACCGGGCGTTTGCCAGCAACTTAGTTCGTCCAGCAACTTTACAATCAGCCTCACAGCTAACAAAGTAGCACCGGGAACAAAACTGTACCTGTTGTATCAAACAGATGGTAGCAAGTTCGTGGATTCTGCCATGCTGATAAAAGGTTGCTATCATCTATCTGGCAACATAACCAAACCCATTCGGGCAACAATGGTATTGGACATCCATAATAAGGGGTTACAGACATTACTTAGAAAGCGGCAGCTAACGAGCGATGTATTACAGTTCTATATCCACCCTGGCATCATTAAAGCAACAATAGGCAACACACTTGCCGAAACAACATTTATCCAGTCGAACATTAATAAAGACTTTGCGATACTCAAGGCAAGCCTCAAAACCATCTTTGATCGCGAGAAAGAGATCAGCAGCAGGTTAGTTGCCGAGCAGGATACTGCTAAACTAAAGCCGCTTGAAAAAACATACGACAGTTTGAAAATAGTACGTATGCCAATATTAAAAGCGTTTATCACTGGCCATCCAAACAGCTATATATCTCTTGTTGCATTACAGGAATACTACAGCCGATTGCAAGCCGCCGACAATTACAACCTTACACAAGCACATCTTAATGAAAGCAAAAGTATGTTTAGCAACCTTGCAGCCTCTGTTCAAAACACAACAGACGGAAAGCAATTTGCGCGTCAGTTTGCTAACGTAACACGCTTAGCAGAAGGTACAGTTGCTCCTGAGTTTTCCCAACCCGATGAAAACGGTTTTCAGGTAAGGCTATCATCTTATAGAGGGAAATACGTTTTGCTTAACTTCTGGGCGTCCTGGTGTGGTCCATGCAGGCAGGAAAGCCCACAGCTGGTGAAATTATACAACCAATTTTCAAGCAAAAACTTTGCTATATTGGGCATATCACTGGATGATAAAGAAGGCCGAAAGGCATGGCTGAATGCGATTAAAGTGGATGGTTTGCAATGGACACAAGTAAGCGACTTAAAGCACTGGGATAACGATGTAGTAAAACTATACTCAATCGCAGCCATCCCTCAGAATATTTTGATAGATCCGGATGGCAGAATAATAGCCAACGGCATATCTGTAGAAGATCTAAGAATTAAGTTGAACCAGCTTTTGCTTGCAAAATGA
- a CDS encoding LytR/AlgR family response regulator transcription factor: MIDAIAIDDEPVALDIIRMHTEKIPFVNLQNTFGSATAALTFLQENTGVSLIFLDINMPGMSGLEFAALAPAGVQIIFTTAHADYAVAGFDMAITDFLLKPINYNRFLQACTLALNRAENKVKPDNNILFVKDGYKFVKIDLAKLLYVKAHDNYLNLVEPDKQTLVRMTLQELSRKLPSSFAKVHKSYVVNTVLIDHLESHQLTIAGIKIPIAKTFLEDLKKKLFIG, from the coding sequence ATGATTGATGCTATTGCTATAGACGACGAACCAGTGGCGCTTGATATCATCAGGATGCATACCGAAAAAATCCCGTTTGTAAATCTGCAGAACACCTTTGGAAGTGCGACAGCAGCACTAACCTTTTTGCAAGAAAATACCGGCGTTAGCCTGATCTTCCTCGACATTAACATGCCAGGAATGAGCGGACTGGAGTTTGCCGCTCTTGCGCCGGCAGGTGTCCAGATCATTTTTACCACAGCACATGCCGATTATGCAGTTGCAGGTTTTGACATGGCGATAACCGACTTCCTGCTCAAGCCGATTAACTACAACCGCTTTTTGCAGGCCTGCACCCTTGCACTTAATCGTGCAGAGAACAAGGTTAAGCCCGATAACAACATACTTTTTGTAAAGGACGGGTACAAATTCGTTAAAATAGATCTGGCAAAACTCCTCTATGTAAAAGCCCACGATAACTACTTAAATCTCGTTGAGCCGGATAAGCAAACTTTAGTAAGGATGACGTTACAGGAGTTATCACGAAAGTTACCGTCCAGCTTTGCTAAGGTGCACAAATCATATGTCGTGAATACAGTTTTAATAGATCATCTGGAAAGTCACCAACTCACAATAGCTGGCATTAAGATCCCCATAGCCAAGACTTTCTTAGAAGACCTTAAAAAAAAATTATTTATAGGTTGA
- the atpG gene encoding ATP synthase F1 subunit gamma, translating into MANLKEVRNRIVSVNSTQQITKAMKMVSAAKLRRATDAIIQLRPYANKLKDLLSNLSSSLEDGASPYLQDREPVRVLVVVVSSNRGLAGAFNSNVIKAANALIAEKYSEQMKAGNVSIVSIGKKSQDYYQRRKYNVIGNNNDLYLALNFENTSKITEEVMKGFVNGDYDRVELVYNHFRNAAVQYLITEQLLPVPKADEKPEAKADAFKAKDKVNPAQVDYILEPSKEEIVEQLIPKNIKIQLYRAVLDSNASEHGARMTAMDKATENAGELLKALKLSYNQARQAAITTELTEIVSGAAALAGA; encoded by the coding sequence ATGGCTAATTTAAAAGAAGTAAGAAACAGGATAGTATCGGTAAACTCCACGCAGCAGATCACTAAAGCCATGAAAATGGTTTCGGCGGCTAAGCTGAGAAGAGCTACCGACGCTATTATACAATTACGCCCTTACGCAAATAAGTTGAAGGATCTGCTATCCAACTTGTCATCAAGTCTGGAAGACGGCGCATCACCATACCTGCAGGACCGCGAGCCTGTGCGTGTATTGGTTGTTGTAGTATCGTCTAACCGCGGTTTGGCAGGTGCTTTTAATAGTAACGTTATTAAGGCGGCTAACGCGCTTATTGCTGAGAAATACAGCGAGCAGATGAAGGCTGGTAATGTTTCTATAGTTTCTATAGGTAAGAAATCTCAGGATTACTATCAGCGTCGTAAGTACAATGTAATTGGCAACAACAACGACTTGTACCTTGCGCTGAACTTTGAGAATACATCAAAAATAACTGAAGAGGTAATGAAGGGATTTGTTAACGGTGACTACGACCGTGTGGAGCTTGTATATAACCACTTCCGTAATGCGGCTGTACAGTACCTGATCACCGAACAATTATTACCGGTGCCGAAGGCAGACGAAAAGCCTGAAGCCAAAGCCGATGCATTTAAAGCTAAGGACAAGGTGAACCCCGCACAAGTTGATTATATACTTGAGCCATCGAAAGAAGAGATTGTAGAGCAGCTTATCCCTAAGAACATCAAAATACAGTTATACCGTGCGGTGCTTGATTCTAACGCATCTGAACACGGCGCGCGTATGACAGCAATGGATAAGGCGACTGAAAATGCCGGTGAACTTTTGAAAGCACTGAAGTTGTCTTACAACCAGGCACGCCAGGCAGCTATCACTACAGAGCTTACCGAAATTGTGAGTGGTGCTGCGGCCCTTGCAGGAGCATAA
- the atpA gene encoding F0F1 ATP synthase subunit alpha, with protein sequence MVEVRPDEVSAILRQQLAGFKSESELEEVGTVLQIGDGIARVYGLTKVQSGELVEFDNGLQGIVLNLEEDNVGVVLLGKYDEIKEGDTVKRTSRIASIKVGEGMLGRVVDTLGTPIDGKGPILGETYEMPLERKAPGVIYRQPVTEPLQTGIKAIDAMIPIGRGQRELVIGDRQTGKTAVCIDTIINQKEFYDAGQPVICIYVACGQKASTVANIVRTLEENGAMPYSIIVAANASDSATMQFFSPFAGAAIGEYFRDTGRPALIIYDDLSKQAVAYREVSLLLRRPPGREAYPGDVFYLHSRLLERAAKINSNDNIAQQMNDLPESIKHIVKGGGSLTALPIIETQAGDVSAYIPTNVISITDGQIFLESNLFLAGIRPAINVGISVSRVGGNAQIKSMKKVAGTLKLDQAQYRELEAFSKFGSDLDASTKNVIDKGARNVEILKQGQYSPVSVEKQVAIIYLGTKNLMRNVPVNKIREFESEYTSQLELRHPEVLAALKAGKFDDQLTGVLETVAKELAGKY encoded by the coding sequence ATGGTAGAGGTAAGACCAGACGAAGTATCAGCTATCCTGCGTCAGCAATTAGCCGGCTTTAAGTCAGAATCTGAATTAGAAGAAGTAGGCACCGTACTGCAAATAGGTGACGGTATTGCACGCGTTTACGGATTAACTAAGGTACAATCAGGCGAGCTGGTTGAGTTTGATAACGGTCTGCAAGGTATCGTATTGAACCTTGAGGAAGACAACGTTGGTGTTGTATTGCTCGGTAAATACGACGAAATAAAAGAAGGTGATACTGTAAAACGTACAAGCCGCATTGCATCTATTAAGGTGGGTGAAGGCATGCTGGGCCGCGTTGTGGATACCCTTGGTACACCTATTGATGGTAAAGGCCCTATCCTTGGCGAGACTTACGAAATGCCACTTGAGCGTAAAGCTCCGGGTGTTATCTATCGCCAACCGGTTACCGAACCATTGCAAACAGGCATCAAAGCGATTGACGCGATGATCCCTATCGGCCGTGGCCAGCGTGAGTTGGTTATTGGTGACCGCCAGACTGGTAAAACAGCTGTGTGTATTGACACCATTATCAATCAAAAAGAATTTTATGATGCCGGCCAGCCGGTTATCTGTATATATGTTGCTTGCGGTCAGAAAGCTTCTACCGTAGCAAACATTGTGCGCACATTAGAAGAGAACGGCGCTATGCCGTACTCAATTATTGTTGCCGCTAACGCGTCCGACTCTGCTACCATGCAGTTCTTCTCTCCGTTTGCAGGTGCAGCAATTGGTGAGTACTTCCGCGATACCGGCCGTCCGGCTTTGATCATCTATGATGATTTGTCTAAACAGGCTGTTGCTTACCGTGAAGTGTCGTTGTTATTACGTCGTCCACCGGGCCGTGAGGCTTATCCTGGTGACGTGTTTTACCTGCACAGTCGTTTATTAGAGCGTGCCGCTAAGATCAACTCTAACGACAACATCGCTCAACAAATGAACGATCTGCCGGAGTCAATCAAACATATTGTAAAAGGTGGTGGTTCGTTAACCGCGCTTCCTATCATCGAAACACAGGCTGGTGACGTTTCTGCATATATCCCTACCAACGTGATCTCGATCACCGATGGTCAGATATTCCTGGAGTCTAACTTGTTCCTTGCCGGTATTCGTCCTGCAATTAACGTGGGTATCTCGGTATCTCGTGTAGGTGGTAACGCGCAGATCAAGTCGATGAAGAAGGTGGCTGGTACCTTAAAGCTTGACCAGGCACAATACCGCGAGCTTGAGGCTTTCTCTAAGTTTGGTTCTGACCTTGACGCTTCTACCAAGAACGTAATCGACAAAGGTGCTCGTAACGTCGAGATACTTAAGCAAGGCCAGTATTCACCGGTATCTGTAGAGAAACAGGTAGCTATTATTTACCTGGGTACCAAGAACCTAATGCGTAATGTACCTGTAAACAAAATAAGGGAGTTTGAAAGCGAGTACACCAGCCAACTGGAGCTACGTCACCCTGAAGTACTTGCTGCTCTTAAAGCAGGTAAGTTTGATGACCAGCTCACAGGCGTACTGGAAACAGTTGCTAAAGAGCTTGCAGGTAAATACTAA
- the atpH gene encoding ATP synthase F1 subunit delta: MSEVTVALRYAKALIDLAAEQNTVSEVKDDMELFLKTIKGSSELGAVLANPIISHSKKTSILAEIFGKSVNKVTIGFFNIMVNKGRGEVLVTTANEYINLYNQKNRITSARVVTATPLSVANKQKMLDDVQKAIGGTVKLSEKVDPSLIGGFVLTVGDRQIDTSIAASLKKVKKDFAQAAIK; this comes from the coding sequence ATGTCAGAAGTAACAGTAGCATTAAGATACGCCAAAGCATTAATTGACCTTGCAGCAGAGCAGAACACTGTGAGCGAGGTTAAAGATGATATGGAGCTGTTTCTTAAAACCATAAAAGGAAGCTCTGAACTGGGTGCTGTATTAGCTAACCCGATCATATCGCACAGCAAAAAGACCAGCATCCTGGCTGAGATCTTTGGTAAAAGCGTAAACAAGGTTACAATCGGTTTCTTTAATATAATGGTTAATAAAGGCCGCGGTGAAGTTCTTGTAACTACTGCAAATGAATACATTAACCTGTATAATCAAAAGAATCGTATTACCAGCGCCAGGGTAGTTACCGCTACTCCGTTATCAGTTGCTAACAAGCAAAAGATGCTGGATGATGTGCAGAAAGCAATAGGTGGTACTGTAAAGCTTAGTGAGAAAGTAGACCCGTCGTTAATCGGTGGATTTGTTTTAACAGTAGGCGACAGGCAGATTGACACTAGCATTGCTGCAAGCCTGAAGAAAGTTAAGAAGGATTTTGCACAAGCTGCAATCAAATAA